The following proteins are co-located in the Pseudoalteromonas sp. N1230-9 genome:
- the yjjG gene encoding pyrimidine 5'-nucleotidase — MKYSHVLFDADETLFSFNAFEGLKVMFANYGVEFTDADYQHYQATNKPLWVAYQKHEITASELQITRFTQWANKLNVPAKTLNDGFLDAMASICVPLPGAVELLAKLKPHAKLGIITNGFAKLQQKRLEHTGLQDMFDWLVISELVGKAKPAPEIFQHTFQLMGNPPKEQILMVGDTAASDILGGHNVGIDTCWLQHPGVLLPEDIKPTYQIKQLVELEAILGL, encoded by the coding sequence ATGAAGTATAGCCACGTATTATTCGATGCCGATGAAACCCTATTCAGTTTTAATGCATTTGAAGGGTTAAAGGTGATGTTCGCCAATTATGGCGTAGAATTTACTGATGCAGACTATCAGCATTACCAAGCCACTAATAAACCTCTTTGGGTTGCCTATCAAAAGCATGAGATCACTGCCAGTGAGCTACAAATAACCCGTTTTACCCAGTGGGCTAACAAACTTAATGTTCCCGCTAAAACTCTCAACGATGGCTTTTTAGATGCAATGGCATCAATTTGTGTACCACTACCTGGTGCTGTTGAGTTGTTGGCAAAGTTAAAGCCGCATGCAAAGCTGGGGATTATTACTAATGGCTTTGCAAAATTACAGCAAAAACGCCTAGAGCATACAGGTTTACAAGATATGTTTGATTGGCTCGTTATTTCAGAGTTAGTAGGTAAAGCAAAGCCTGCTCCTGAAATTTTTCAGCACACGTTTCAATTAATGGGCAATCCGCCAAAAGAGCAAATCTTAATGGTTGGTGATACAGCGGCCAGCGATATTTTGGGGGGTCATAATGTGGGTATCGATACGTGCTGGTTGCAACACCCAGGTGTTCTATTACCTGAAGATATTAAACCAACTTATCAAATCAAGCAGTTAGTAGAGCTTGAAGCTATTCTTGGATTATAA
- the lpxC gene encoding UDP-3-O-acyl-N-acetylglucosamine deacetylase, with product MIKQRTIAEVVKAIGIGLHKGEKVTITLRPASANTGIVFRRVDLDPVVDFETTPEAVGDTQLCTCLTNKDGVRLSTTEHLIAAVAAMGIDNLIVELDSSEVPIMDGSALPFIYLLQKGGIKEVNAAKRFIRIKEKVRIEEGDKWAEIEPYDGFHIDFEIAFDHPAINESRQRIGLDITTQSFTEEISRARTFGFMKDIEYMHANNLALGGSMDNAVVLDDFKVLNPNGLRYSDEFVKHKILDCVGDMFMTGHNILGKITAYKSGHDLNNKLLRKIMATESAWEWATFETPVTMPAPGLEVATA from the coding sequence ATGATTAAACAGCGTACGATTGCAGAAGTAGTCAAAGCCATAGGAATTGGACTTCATAAAGGTGAGAAGGTCACTATTACTCTCCGACCTGCGAGCGCAAATACTGGGATTGTATTTCGTCGTGTGGACCTTGACCCGGTTGTTGATTTTGAAACAACACCTGAAGCCGTTGGCGATACGCAATTGTGTACCTGTTTAACAAATAAAGATGGTGTTCGCTTATCAACGACTGAGCACCTTATTGCTGCCGTTGCGGCAATGGGGATTGATAATCTAATTGTTGAATTAGATAGCTCAGAAGTGCCGATTATGGATGGTAGTGCATTACCATTCATCTACTTGTTACAAAAAGGCGGCATTAAAGAAGTAAATGCAGCTAAGCGCTTTATTCGTATTAAAGAAAAAGTACGTATTGAAGAAGGCGATAAGTGGGCTGAAATAGAACCCTATGATGGTTTTCACATCGACTTTGAAATTGCGTTTGATCACCCAGCGATCAATGAAAGCCGCCAACGTATCGGTTTAGATATTACTACGCAGAGCTTCACTGAAGAAATCAGCCGTGCACGTACTTTTGGCTTTATGAAAGATATCGAGTATATGCATGCTAATAACCTAGCATTAGGTGGTAGCATGGATAACGCAGTTGTTTTGGATGACTTTAAAGTACTAAATCCAAACGGCTTACGTTATAGCGATGAGTTTGTTAAACACAAAATCTTAGACTGTGTCGGCGACATGTTTATGACTGGCCACAACATTCTAGGTAAAATCACGGCTTATAAATCAGGCCATGATTTAAACAATAAACTACTTCGTAAAATTATGGCAACTGAGTCAGCATGGGAGTGGGCAACATTTGAGACCCCAGTGACTATGCCTGCACCTGGCCTAGAAGTAGCGACAGCTTAA
- the ftsZ gene encoding cell division protein FtsZ, whose translation MFDIMEQHSEEAVIKVIGVGGGGGNAVEHMVKQQIEGVRFIAANTDAQALRNSSADVTVQLGTQITSGLGAGANPEVGRNSAEEDAETIRASLEGADMVFIAAGMGGGTGTGAAPVVAKIAKELGILTVAVVTRPFDFEGKKRAAAAEQGINELSETVDSLITIPNNKLLKVLGKGTTLLDAFAKANDVLFGAVQGIAELITRSGLINVDFADVRTVMSAMGTAMMGTASASGPDRAQEAAEAAISSPLLEDVDLTGAKGILVNITAGMDIAIEEFEIVGNHVKALASENATVVVGAVIDPEMSDELRVTVVATGLGGERRPQFGIVDNGFKKASGSDVQSTTSQSTSSMYVPSFASQGSSDDVSVSASVDKQESVKQSTTSSSVSSNTESSKKSDKSEGGDYFDIPAFLRKQAD comes from the coding sequence ATGTTTGATATAATGGAACAGCACAGCGAAGAAGCTGTCATTAAAGTAATTGGCGTGGGCGGTGGCGGCGGTAACGCTGTCGAGCACATGGTAAAACAACAAATTGAAGGTGTACGCTTCATTGCGGCGAATACGGATGCACAAGCACTGCGTAATTCATCAGCAGATGTCACGGTACAGCTAGGTACACAAATCACTTCTGGTTTAGGTGCTGGAGCCAACCCTGAAGTGGGTCGTAATTCGGCGGAAGAAGATGCTGAAACAATCCGTGCAAGCCTTGAAGGTGCTGACATGGTATTTATCGCAGCGGGCATGGGCGGTGGTACTGGTACCGGTGCGGCTCCTGTGGTTGCTAAAATTGCTAAAGAGTTAGGGATCTTAACTGTTGCAGTAGTAACACGCCCATTTGACTTTGAAGGTAAAAAGCGTGCCGCAGCGGCTGAACAAGGTATTAATGAATTGTCAGAAACTGTTGATTCACTTATTACAATTCCGAACAATAAATTGCTTAAAGTTTTAGGCAAAGGCACTACACTATTAGATGCCTTCGCAAAAGCTAATGACGTGTTATTTGGTGCGGTTCAAGGTATTGCAGAATTAATCACACGCTCTGGTCTAATCAACGTGGATTTCGCCGACGTACGTACTGTTATGTCAGCGATGGGGACTGCGATGATGGGTACTGCGTCAGCATCTGGTCCTGACCGTGCGCAAGAAGCAGCAGAAGCCGCTATTTCAAGCCCATTACTTGAAGATGTCGATTTAACAGGTGCTAAAGGCATTCTAGTTAATATCACAGCAGGTATGGATATTGCGATTGAAGAGTTTGAGATTGTTGGTAATCACGTTAAAGCGCTTGCGTCAGAAAATGCAACGGTGGTTGTCGGTGCGGTAATTGACCCTGAAATGAGTGATGAGTTACGCGTTACTGTCGTTGCAACAGGTTTAGGTGGCGAGCGTCGTCCACAGTTTGGTATTGTTGATAATGGCTTTAAAAAAGCATCGGGTTCAGATGTGCAAAGCACAACAAGCCAATCTACTAGCAGCATGTACGTGCCAAGCTTTGCAAGCCAAGGTAGTAGCGACGATGTAAGCGTGTCAGCAAGTGTTGATAAGCAAGAATCTGTGAAGCAAAGTACAACAAGTAGTTCAGTATCAAGTAATACTGAAAGCAGTAAAAAATCTGATAAGTCAGAGGGTGGCGATTATTTCGACATTCCAGCGTTTTTGAGAAAACAAGCTGACTAA